A genome region from Baekduia alba includes the following:
- a CDS encoding heme exporter protein CcmB has product MWRAVSALLAKELRLELRTFQVVPAMALFSVTTLVVFHFSLQEDAVDGALAGGVLTITILFSAILGINRLFVADHEEGGFDGFLLAPVDRTAMLVAKALALLAFLVLLEVVAVPAFAFMLLDPDLTGAALGQTLITLALADLAIAIVGTLVGALAIQTRARDLIVPLIALPLLLPVVIGTSKLLAPTFAAAGAAALPTRWLTIVGLYDLVFGLLAYAVFDFLLED; this is encoded by the coding sequence ATGTGGCGCGCCGTCTCCGCCCTGCTCGCCAAGGAGCTGCGCCTCGAGCTGCGCACGTTCCAGGTCGTCCCCGCGATGGCGCTGTTCTCCGTCACGACGCTCGTCGTCTTCCACTTCTCGCTGCAGGAGGACGCCGTCGACGGCGCGCTGGCCGGCGGCGTGCTGACGATCACGATCCTGTTCAGCGCGATCCTCGGCATCAACCGCCTGTTCGTCGCCGACCACGAGGAGGGCGGCTTCGACGGCTTCCTGCTCGCGCCCGTCGACCGCACCGCGATGCTCGTCGCCAAGGCGCTGGCGCTGCTCGCCTTCCTGGTCCTGCTGGAGGTCGTCGCGGTCCCGGCGTTCGCGTTCATGCTGCTCGATCCGGACCTGACCGGCGCGGCGCTCGGCCAGACCCTGATCACGCTCGCGCTCGCCGATCTGGCGATCGCGATCGTCGGCACGCTCGTCGGCGCGCTGGCCATCCAGACCCGCGCGCGCGACCTGATCGTGCCCCTGATCGCGCTGCCGCTGCTGCTGCCCGTGGTCATCGGGACGTCGAAGCTCCTCGCGCCCACCTTCGCCGCGGCTGGCGCGGCCGCGCTTCCCACGCGCTGGCTGACCATCGTCGGGCTCTATGATCTGGTCTTCGGGCTCCTCGCTTACGCCGTCTTCGACTTCCTCCTCGAGGACTGA
- a CDS encoding cytochrome c biogenesis protein — protein sequence MSGPRLRTLSVATVITLIAGYALAAFYAPMDADQGFIQKIFYLHVPMAIVALCGFVFGGICAIAHLRTGDAKWDLRSYVAIHVSVILGVGVLLTGAIWAKASWGHYWVWDEPTLVSFLIIFLLYATYTPLRFSIEDREKQARYASVFAITAGAFVPLNFMAVRAATSLVHPRTLSAADNLPGKMMLAFLVCIVGMTLLYALLWQYEIAHKTTVAQLRALKRKLAGDDGVRARRSAAPELQVR from the coding sequence ATGTCTGGCCCTCGTCTCCGCACGCTGTCCGTCGCGACCGTGATCACCCTGATCGCCGGATACGCCCTGGCCGCGTTCTACGCGCCGATGGACGCCGACCAGGGCTTCATCCAGAAGATCTTCTACCTGCACGTGCCGATGGCGATCGTCGCGCTGTGCGGGTTCGTCTTCGGCGGGATCTGCGCGATCGCGCACCTGCGCACCGGCGACGCGAAGTGGGACCTGCGCTCCTACGTCGCGATCCACGTCTCGGTCATCCTCGGCGTCGGCGTCCTGCTGACCGGCGCGATCTGGGCCAAGGCGTCGTGGGGCCACTACTGGGTGTGGGACGAGCCGACGCTGGTCTCGTTCCTGATCATCTTCCTGCTCTACGCGACCTACACGCCGCTGCGGTTCTCGATCGAGGACCGCGAGAAGCAGGCGCGCTACGCGTCGGTGTTCGCGATCACCGCGGGCGCCTTCGTGCCGCTGAACTTCATGGCCGTCCGCGCGGCCACCTCGCTCGTGCATCCCCGCACGCTCAGCGCGGCCGACAACCTCCCCGGGAAGATGATGCTCGCCTTCCTGGTGTGCATCGTCGGCATGACGCTGCTCTACGCACTGCTCTGGCAGTACGAGATCGCGCACAAGACGACCGTCGCCCAGCTGCGCGCGCTCAAGCGCAAGCTCGCGGGCGACGACGGCGTCCGCGCCCGCCGCTCCGCCGCTCCCGAACTGCAGGTCCGATGA
- the hemA gene encoding glutamyl-tRNA reductase, producing the protein MSGGGELLCLGISHKTAPVAVRERLALTTKEAQSLCRELVDTDAIREAVAISTCNRTEIYLVGDPVHAETELLSRLAARADTRPTELTDAMYAPRNCDAARQLYRVVSGLESMIVGEAEIQGQAKRAYEAALEAQTTGPLTNRLFTAALQTGKRVRSETALGEGRASVSSVAVGLAREIASPAHPELTTLNVVLIGAGETSELTAQALAAQGVRTIFVANRHADRARSIADRFGGTVSSLHDLPDRLTEADIVVSSTSSPHPLIGVDELALVMRDRQGAPLLLIDLAVPRDIDPQCAELDGVTLYDIDDLQSVVARNRSVREAERVQAEEVVEDEIQRFARWMGQLDVMPTISALREHGDAIVEQVLAENAGRWESASARDRARIEALAKSVMQRLLHEPTIRLKSVDRDASHGRLQIARELFGLSDGVSETSSDAGDEAGEAEVRPLRRRGAGPAR; encoded by the coding sequence GTGAGCGGCGGCGGCGAGCTGCTCTGCTTGGGGATCTCGCACAAGACCGCGCCGGTCGCGGTCCGCGAGCGCCTGGCGCTGACGACCAAGGAGGCGCAGAGCCTGTGCCGCGAGCTGGTCGACACCGACGCGATCCGCGAGGCCGTCGCGATCTCCACCTGCAACCGGACCGAGATCTACCTCGTCGGCGACCCCGTCCACGCCGAGACCGAGCTGCTGTCGCGCCTGGCCGCGAGGGCCGACACGCGCCCGACCGAGCTGACCGACGCGATGTACGCGCCGCGCAACTGCGACGCCGCGCGCCAGCTCTACCGCGTCGTCTCGGGCCTGGAGTCGATGATCGTCGGCGAGGCCGAGATCCAGGGCCAGGCCAAGCGCGCCTACGAGGCCGCGCTGGAGGCCCAGACGACCGGCCCGCTGACCAACCGCCTGTTCACCGCCGCGCTGCAGACCGGCAAGCGCGTGCGCTCGGAGACCGCACTCGGCGAGGGCCGCGCGAGCGTGTCCTCGGTCGCCGTCGGCCTCGCACGCGAGATCGCGAGTCCCGCCCACCCGGAGCTCACGACCCTCAACGTGGTCCTCATCGGCGCCGGCGAGACGAGCGAGCTGACCGCCCAGGCGCTCGCCGCGCAGGGCGTCCGGACAATCTTCGTCGCCAACCGCCACGCCGACCGGGCGCGCTCGATCGCCGACCGCTTCGGCGGCACGGTGTCCTCGCTGCACGACCTGCCGGACCGCCTCACCGAGGCCGACATCGTCGTCTCCTCGACGTCGTCGCCGCACCCGCTGATCGGCGTCGACGAGCTGGCGCTGGTCATGCGCGACCGCCAGGGCGCGCCGCTGCTGCTGATCGACCTCGCCGTCCCGCGCGACATCGACCCGCAGTGCGCCGAGCTCGACGGCGTCACCCTCTACGACATCGACGACCTCCAGTCCGTCGTCGCGCGCAACCGCTCCGTCCGCGAGGCCGAGCGCGTGCAGGCCGAGGAGGTCGTCGAGGACGAGATCCAGCGCTTCGCCCGCTGGATGGGCCAGCTCGACGTCATGCCGACGATCAGCGCCCTGCGCGAGCACGGCGACGCGATCGTCGAGCAGGTCCTCGCCGAGAACGCCGGCCGCTGGGAGAGCGCGTCCGCGCGCGACCGCGCCCGGATCGAGGCGCTGGCCAAGTCGGTGATGCAGCGCCTGCTGCACGAGCCGACGATCCGCCTGAAGTCCGTCGACCGCGACGCGAGCCACGGCCGCCTCCAGATCGCCCGGGAGCTCTTCGGGCTGAGCGACGGCGTGTCCGAGACGTCGTCGGACGCCGGCGACGAGGCCGGCGAGGCCGAGGTGCGCCCGCTGCGCCGCCGCGGTGCCGGACCCGCGCGGTGA
- the hemC gene encoding hydroxymethylbilane synthase: MRLGTRASQLALVQAHAVADALGGDVEIVEITTAGDRGIAGDKARWIDTIEDALERGSIDLAVHSAKDVPAQSLLRPGMALAAVLAREDARDALVGAASLDDLPPGARVGTASLRRRAQLLAVRDDLEVVDLRGNVDTRLRKLHEGRCDAAVLAAAGLRRLGLEAEIGALLDPTVFVPAPGQGALAVEGREIPAALVDDVADAALRAERHVVEALDATCDTPVGVHHDGVALHAFVGLPDGSAWLRDSVVGPDAAALIVERLESMGARDLLARATAIAEATS, translated from the coding sequence GTGAGGCTCGGGACGCGCGCCAGCCAGCTCGCGCTCGTCCAGGCGCACGCGGTCGCCGACGCGCTGGGCGGCGACGTCGAGATCGTCGAGATCACGACCGCGGGCGACCGCGGGATCGCCGGCGACAAGGCCCGCTGGATCGACACGATCGAGGACGCGCTGGAGCGCGGGAGCATCGACCTCGCCGTCCACTCCGCCAAGGACGTTCCAGCGCAGTCGCTGCTGCGGCCGGGCATGGCGCTGGCCGCGGTGCTCGCGCGCGAGGACGCGCGCGACGCGCTGGTCGGGGCCGCGTCGCTGGACGACCTGCCGCCGGGCGCGCGCGTCGGCACCGCGTCGCTGCGCCGCCGCGCCCAGCTGCTGGCCGTGCGCGACGACCTCGAGGTCGTCGACCTGCGCGGCAACGTCGACACGCGGCTGCGCAAGCTGCACGAGGGGCGGTGCGACGCGGCGGTCCTCGCCGCCGCCGGGCTGCGCCGCCTGGGCCTGGAGGCCGAGATCGGCGCGCTGCTGGACCCGACGGTGTTCGTGCCGGCGCCCGGCCAGGGCGCGCTCGCGGTCGAGGGTCGGGAGATCCCGGCGGCCCTTGTCGACGACGTCGCCGACGCGGCGCTGCGCGCGGAGCGGCACGTCGTCGAGGCCTTGGACGCCACGTGCGACACGCCGGTGGGCGTCCATCATGATGGGGTCGCCCTGCACGCCTTCGTCGGCCTGCCCGACGGCAGCGCGTGGCTGCGCGACAGCGTGGTCGGCCCGGACGCCGCCGCCCTGATCGTCGAGCGCCTGGAATCGATGGGCGCGCGCGACCTGCTCGCGCGCGCGACGGCGATCGCGGAGGCCACGTCATGA
- the cobA gene encoding uroporphyrinogen-III C-methyltransferase, which produces MTHRDTGRVILVGAGPGDPGLMTARALEAIAAADVILYDKLIPATALDGAREDAALIDVGKVGGGEQVPQEETHRLLLLHAQEGKLVVRVKGGDPFVFGRGGEEALLCREHGIAFEVVPGVTAGIAGPAYAGIPVTQRGMASAVAFVTGHEDPAKAAGAGGGDGSQIDWPALAAFPGTLVFYMGVRALPRIAEQLVLGGRPATEPVAIVERGTLPDQRAVHGTLETIAALADAAAIKPPSVTIVGPVAALGEELAWLGRGPLESVSVVVTRPRAQASALARALRDLGARVIEAATIVPEPLDFAIPDLNDYDLVVLSSPNGVARFFAQLRADGRDARALAGRRVAVIGPGTADALRGHGVEPDLIPRKAVGESLAELVAGRDDVASALIVRARGGRDIVRNALDAQGVRVDVIEPYVTVAEPLDAGTRASALDADWATFTSASSARFFLEAAGGADEVRASGLRLASIGPITTEALRALGLEPDVEAAEHTPGGLVDALVAAVAARAG; this is translated from the coding sequence ATGACGCACCGCGACACCGGCCGCGTCATCCTCGTCGGCGCCGGCCCCGGCGACCCGGGGCTGATGACGGCGCGCGCGCTGGAGGCCATCGCGGCCGCCGACGTCATCCTGTACGACAAGCTGATCCCGGCGACCGCGCTGGACGGCGCGCGCGAGGACGCAGCGCTGATCGACGTCGGCAAGGTCGGCGGCGGCGAGCAGGTGCCCCAAGAAGAGACGCACCGGCTGCTGCTCCTGCACGCGCAGGAGGGCAAGCTCGTGGTCCGCGTCAAGGGCGGCGACCCGTTCGTCTTCGGCCGCGGTGGCGAAGAGGCGCTGCTGTGCCGCGAGCACGGCATCGCCTTCGAGGTCGTCCCGGGCGTCACCGCCGGCATCGCCGGCCCCGCCTACGCCGGCATCCCGGTCACGCAGCGCGGGATGGCGTCGGCGGTCGCGTTCGTCACCGGCCACGAGGACCCGGCCAAGGCGGCGGGGGCGGGCGGCGGGGACGGGTCACAGATCGATTGGCCGGCGCTGGCCGCCTTCCCCGGGACGTTGGTGTTCTACATGGGCGTGCGCGCGCTGCCGCGGATCGCCGAGCAGCTCGTCCTCGGCGGCCGCCCGGCCACCGAGCCGGTCGCGATCGTCGAGCGCGGCACGCTGCCCGACCAGCGCGCGGTGCACGGCACGCTGGAGACGATCGCCGCGCTGGCCGACGCCGCCGCGATCAAGCCGCCGTCGGTGACGATCGTCGGGCCGGTCGCCGCGCTGGGCGAGGAGCTGGCGTGGCTGGGCCGCGGCCCGCTGGAGAGCGTCAGCGTGGTCGTCACGCGCCCGCGCGCGCAGGCGTCCGCGCTGGCGCGCGCGCTGCGCGACCTCGGCGCGCGCGTCATCGAGGCGGCCACGATCGTCCCGGAGCCGCTGGACTTCGCGATCCCGGATCTCAATGACTATGACCTGGTCGTGCTGTCGTCGCCCAACGGCGTCGCGCGGTTCTTCGCGCAGCTGCGCGCGGACGGCCGCGACGCGCGCGCGCTGGCCGGCCGGCGCGTCGCGGTGATCGGCCCGGGCACCGCGGACGCGCTGCGCGGCCACGGCGTCGAGCCCGACCTGATCCCGCGCAAGGCCGTCGGCGAGTCGCTGGCCGAGCTGGTCGCGGGGCGCGACGACGTGGCGTCCGCGCTGATCGTCCGCGCGCGCGGCGGCCGCGACATCGTCCGCAACGCGCTCGACGCCCAGGGCGTCCGGGTCGACGTGATCGAGCCCTATGTGACGGTCGCCGAGCCGCTGGACGCCGGGACGCGCGCCAGCGCGCTGGACGCCGACTGGGCGACGTTCACCTCGGCGTCCTCCGCGCGCTTCTTCCTGGAGGCCGCCGGCGGCGCCGACGAGGTCCGCGCGTCCGGCCTACGCCTCGCCTCGATCGGCCCGATCACGACCGAGGCGTTGCGCGCGCTCGGTCTGGAGCCGGACGTCGAGGCGGCCGAGCACACGCCCGGCGGCCTCGTGGACGCGCTCGTCGCGGCGGTGGCCGCGCGGGCCGGCTGA
- a CDS encoding SAM hydrolase/SAM-dependent halogenase family protein: MARPITFLSDYGLEDDFVGVCHAVMTRIAPDARIVDLTHGLERHDVRTAAMVLRRSLPFCAPGVHLAVVDPGVGTARRAIALRTTDEDRLLVGPDNGLLSLAAQRFGGIAEVVDVTRSPHRLEPVSATFHGRDLFAPVAAALAAGAELAEAGDPIDADEIVRADMPLAFLDADAGELFAHAVGFDRFGNVMLDVEHAELTESGFRLGHGVAVNGRTGVYATTFADVAPGELLLYEDAYRTLALAVNRGSARDVLGLSRDDELRIRPR, encoded by the coding sequence ATGGCGCGCCCGATCACGTTCCTGTCCGACTACGGCCTCGAAGACGACTTCGTCGGCGTCTGCCACGCGGTGATGACGCGGATCGCGCCGGACGCGCGGATCGTCGACCTCACCCACGGCCTGGAGCGCCACGACGTGCGCACGGCCGCGATGGTCCTGCGCCGCTCGCTGCCGTTCTGCGCGCCGGGCGTGCACCTGGCCGTGGTCGACCCGGGCGTCGGGACCGCGCGGCGCGCGATCGCGTTGAGGACGACCGACGAGGACCGGCTCCTGGTCGGGCCCGACAACGGGCTGCTGTCCCTGGCCGCGCAGCGCTTCGGCGGGATCGCCGAGGTCGTGGACGTGACGCGCTCGCCGCACCGGCTCGAGCCCGTGTCGGCCACCTTCCACGGCCGCGACCTGTTCGCGCCGGTCGCCGCGGCGCTGGCCGCCGGCGCCGAGCTGGCCGAGGCCGGCGACCCGATCGACGCCGACGAGATCGTGCGCGCCGACATGCCGCTGGCGTTCCTGGACGCCGACGCCGGCGAGCTGTTCGCCCACGCGGTCGGGTTCGACCGCTTCGGGAACGTGATGCTCGACGTCGAGCACGCCGAGCTGACGGAGTCCGGCTTCCGGCTGGGCCACGGCGTGGCCGTCAACGGGCGGACGGGCGTGTACGCGACGACGTTCGCGGACGTCGCGCCCGGCGAGCTGCTGCTGTACGAGGACGCCTACCGGACGCTGGCGCTGGCGGTCAACCGCGGGTCGGCGCGCGACGTGCTGGGCCTGTCGCGCGACGACGAGCTGCGGATCCGGCCGCGCTGA
- a CDS encoding biotin--[acetyl-CoA-carboxylase] ligase, translated as MLGLPRLHLRTVGSTNDRARELAQAGAPHGALVTAAAQTAGRGRQGRAWQTQVGAAVTMSMVLRDPPELLTLVAAVAVAETCGPEASIKWPNDVLLDGRKVAGILAEGRPHEGWAVLGIGVNVAVDVALLPDEVRARAGSLGRPPTAVEPFLSSLVLALDRWLGAGPGAVLDAWRARDALVGREVSWAGGTGVADGVDGEGRLLVALDGDAGVVALNAGEVHLGRPGA; from the coding sequence ATGCTCGGGCTGCCGCGCCTGCACCTGCGGACGGTGGGCTCGACCAACGACCGCGCGCGGGAGCTGGCGCAGGCGGGGGCGCCGCACGGCGCGCTGGTGACCGCGGCCGCGCAGACCGCGGGCCGCGGGCGCCAGGGGCGCGCGTGGCAGACGCAGGTCGGCGCGGCGGTGACCATGTCGATGGTCTTGCGCGACCCGCCGGAGCTGCTGACGCTCGTCGCGGCGGTCGCGGTGGCGGAGACCTGCGGCCCCGAGGCGTCGATCAAGTGGCCCAACGACGTCCTGCTCGACGGGCGCAAGGTCGCGGGGATCCTGGCCGAGGGCCGGCCGCACGAGGGCTGGGCGGTGCTGGGGATCGGCGTCAACGTGGCGGTCGACGTGGCGCTGCTGCCCGACGAGGTGCGGGCGCGCGCGGGATCGCTGGGCCGGCCGCCGACGGCGGTCGAGCCGTTCTTGTCGTCCTTGGTCCTGGCGCTGGACCGCTGGCTGGGCGCCGGGCCCGGCGCGGTCCTGGACGCCTGGCGCGCGCGGGACGCGCTGGTCGGCCGCGAGGTGTCGTGGGCGGGCGGGACGGGCGTCGCCGACGGCGTGGACGGCGAGGGGCGGTTGTTGGTGGCGTTGGATGGCGACGCCGGCGTCGTGGCGCTCAACGCCGGCGAGGTCCACCTGGGCCGGCCCGGCGCCTGA
- a CDS encoding LysR family transcriptional regulator has product MLDVRRLRVLREVARQGSFPTAARELHCTQPAVSHQIARLEEEVGTPAADPQRALGAGRLRLATHLDNTVEDVDRAVEALAGVHAAA; this is encoded by the coding sequence ATGCTCGACGTCCGGCGCCTGCGGGTCCTGCGCGAGGTCGCGCGGCAGGGCAGCTTCCCGACCGCGGCGCGCGAGCTGCACTGCACGCAGCCGGCGGTCAGCCACCAGATCGCGCGGCTCGAGGAGGAGGTCGGCACGCCGGCTGCCGATCCGCAGCGCGCGCTCGGTGCCGGGCGCCTGCGGCTCGCGACCCACCTGGACAACACCGTCGAGGATGTGGACCGCGCTGTCGAGGCGCTGGCGGGCGTGCACGCCGCGGCCTGA
- a CDS encoding Ig-like domain-containing protein, with product MRRLSHLPLLAVSAAALALPAAASAATAPTDCHLQAPRVEVDHPIAGTDLVARDPYGGLLTRNRLFFDFSVRGSAAALAGVAKVQWALDGTVVREDPTAPFEWKGVSGSSKRMPVGDHTITVTVTPKAGAPASTQFALTATDCQNATFYPEIPQKRGAASLDFGSAFEADGEPLDAVSANAAKNVVAAIPSALRGRAIGTLEVGKKTYTLKGARTALSRGKLKVSLVPGAKTFLKVSGLPAGTQTVHVAFKPGILRLRSAKLPFLVKGTLTAGSRHVSLSAGGVYA from the coding sequence ATGCGCCGCCTTTCCCACCTCCCCCTGCTCGCCGTCAGCGCCGCCGCGCTGGCGCTCCCCGCCGCGGCGTCCGCCGCCACCGCGCCGACCGACTGCCACCTCCAGGCTCCTCGCGTGGAGGTCGACCACCCGATCGCCGGAACCGACCTGGTCGCCCGCGATCCCTACGGCGGGCTGCTGACCCGCAACCGCCTGTTCTTCGACTTCTCGGTGCGCGGGAGCGCAGCGGCGCTGGCCGGCGTCGCGAAGGTCCAATGGGCCCTCGACGGCACCGTCGTGCGCGAGGACCCGACCGCGCCGTTCGAGTGGAAGGGCGTCTCGGGCTCCTCCAAGCGCATGCCGGTCGGCGACCACACGATCACCGTGACCGTCACGCCGAAGGCCGGCGCGCCCGCGAGCACGCAGTTCGCGCTGACCGCGACCGACTGCCAGAACGCGACGTTCTACCCGGAAATCCCGCAGAAGCGGGGCGCGGCCTCGCTGGACTTCGGCTCCGCGTTCGAGGCCGACGGCGAGCCGCTGGACGCGGTGTCGGCCAACGCCGCCAAGAACGTCGTCGCGGCGATCCCCTCCGCGCTGCGCGGCCGCGCGATCGGCACGCTCGAGGTCGGCAAGAAGACCTACACGTTGAAGGGCGCGCGCACGGCGCTGTCGCGCGGCAAGTTGAAGGTCTCGCTCGTCCCGGGCGCCAAGACGTTCCTGAAGGTGTCGGGCCTGCCGGCCGGGACGCAGACCGTCCACGTCGCCTTCAAGCCCGGGATCCTGCGCCTGCGCTCCGCGAAGCTCCCGTTCCTCGTGAAGGGGACGCTGACCGCGGGCTCGCGCCACGTGAGCCTCAGCGCCGGCGGGGTGTACGCCTAG
- a CDS encoding PH domain-containing protein: protein MTSDGPYRLHVAAAVDEALRGLRDIAVPLLIGLVAGGTRSSFSALAFGLLGAVAALAIGIARWHATTYTVTDRALHFRSGVFSPDDTVVPLERIQAVDTIAGPVQRVFGVTGLHVQTPGGGEDGDVILSALSASNAAHLRAALGHPDHGLGAARRRLRMRALLLAALTAPQLTILLPVVGAIFGALQNDLLGAGEAEVKHINSTGEVVMVALVLLLCAWLLSFLGAIVAFSGFEIERVEDRLRIRRGLLQRRAVSVPVGRVDGVQIVESPLRRPFGLVTLRLEVTSLGGRETAARTLFPLLRAAQVDAFLSAVIPELAGPLQLQQRPPARARRRYVTVPLVAALAASAVLIALVPEAWPVALVLALGAVLSGLDAYAAGGLRLAPEDARVILRARRRGSRVTLIARRRRLQELGVSRTPLQRRADLATVSIAIARGTRIGVRHVERPLAARVLAQLAPG from the coding sequence ATGACGAGTGACGGGCCCTACCGCCTGCACGTGGCGGCCGCGGTCGACGAGGCCCTGCGCGGCCTTCGCGACATCGCCGTCCCGCTGCTCATCGGGCTCGTCGCGGGCGGCACGCGCTCGTCGTTCTCGGCGCTCGCCTTCGGCCTGCTCGGCGCGGTCGCCGCGCTGGCGATCGGCATCGCCCGCTGGCACGCGACGACCTACACCGTCACCGACCGCGCCCTCCACTTCCGCTCCGGCGTGTTCTCGCCCGACGACACCGTCGTGCCGCTCGAGCGCATCCAGGCCGTCGACACGATCGCCGGCCCGGTCCAGCGCGTCTTCGGCGTCACCGGCCTGCACGTGCAGACGCCCGGCGGCGGCGAGGACGGCGACGTCATCCTCAGCGCGCTGTCGGCGTCCAACGCCGCCCACCTGCGCGCGGCGCTCGGCCATCCCGACCACGGCCTCGGCGCCGCCCGCCGCCGCCTGCGGATGCGCGCGCTCCTGCTCGCCGCGCTCACCGCCCCGCAGCTCACGATCCTGCTCCCGGTCGTCGGCGCGATCTTCGGCGCGCTCCAGAACGACCTGCTCGGCGCCGGCGAGGCCGAGGTCAAGCACATCAACTCGACCGGCGAGGTCGTCATGGTGGCCTTGGTCCTCCTGCTTTGCGCCTGGCTGCTGTCGTTCCTCGGCGCGATCGTGGCGTTCTCCGGCTTCGAGATCGAGCGCGTCGAGGACCGCCTCCGGATCCGCCGCGGCCTGCTGCAGCGCCGCGCGGTCTCGGTCCCGGTCGGCCGCGTCGACGGCGTCCAGATCGTCGAGAGCCCGCTGCGCCGCCCGTTCGGCCTGGTCACGCTACGCTTGGAGGTGACGAGCCTCGGCGGGCGCGAGACCGCCGCCCGGACCCTGTTCCCGCTGCTGCGCGCGGCGCAGGTCGACGCGTTCCTGTCCGCCGTGATCCCCGAGCTGGCCGGCCCGCTCCAGCTGCAGCAGCGCCCGCCGGCGCGAGCGCGGCGCCGCTACGTGACGGTCCCGCTCGTCGCCGCGCTGGCGGCGAGCGCCGTCCTCATCGCCCTGGTCCCCGAGGCCTGGCCGGTCGCGCTGGTCTTGGCGCTCGGCGCGGTCCTCAGCGGGCTCGACGCCTACGCCGCCGGCGGCCTGCGCCTCGCGCCCGAAGACGCGCGCGTCATCCTCCGGGCCCGGCGCCGCGGCTCGCGCGTGACGCTGATCGCCCGCCGCCGCCGGCTGCAGGAGCTCGGCGTCTCACGCACGCCGCTCCAGCGCCGCGCGGACCTCGCGACCGTCTCGATCGCCATCGCGCGCGGCACCCGGATCGGCGTCCGCCACGTCGAGCGGCCGCTGGCCGCGCGGGTGCTCGCGCAGCTCGCCCCTGGCTAG
- a CDS encoding PH domain-containing protein produces the protein MPDERPEPDQRLAPAARTIWTLELAGGGVVAFVVTLFLSRILRDHHEDGALHTLASLAPWIVLVGAILVAATVPTLRLRRWRWRLDDDELDLRRGIVTEIRTIVPIARIQHVDVRRSFWSQLFGVADVVVHTAAGTTEIPTLPEHDAASVRDRLAGLIRTPDDE, from the coding sequence GTGCCCGACGAACGCCCTGAGCCGGATCAGCGGCTCGCGCCCGCGGCGAGGACGATCTGGACGCTCGAGCTCGCCGGTGGCGGCGTGGTCGCGTTCGTCGTCACGCTGTTCCTGAGCCGGATCCTGCGCGATCACCACGAGGACGGCGCGCTGCACACGCTCGCCAGCCTCGCGCCATGGATCGTCCTGGTCGGCGCGATCCTCGTCGCGGCCACCGTCCCTACGCTGCGCCTGCGCCGCTGGCGCTGGCGTCTCGACGACGACGAGCTGGACCTGCGGCGGGGGATCGTCACCGAGATCCGCACGATCGTCCCGATCGCGCGGATCCAGCACGTCGACGTCCGGCGGTCGTTCTGGTCGCAGCTGTTCGGCGTCGCCGACGTCGTCGTGCACACGGCGGCGGGTACGACGGAGATCCCGACGCTGCCCGAGCACGACGCCGCGAGCGTCCGCGACCGGCTCGCCGGCCTGATCCGGACGCCCGATGACGAGTGA